The window CGGCGCGCTGGCCACGAATGATTTGTTCGCTGGAAATGTATCTCAACCAGCTTCATAAACAAAGCGTCTTGAACATCATCGGATTTTGAAAAAGGAACATCGATGCCGCGTCGCGTCACTCTAACCGATCGGCAGAAGGACGCGCTGTTGCGCCTGCCGACCTCGCAGGCGGATTTGCTCAAGCACTATACACTGAGCGATGAAGACCTTGAACACATCAGGCTGCGCCGACGCGCTCACAACAGGTTCGGCTTCGCACTGCAATTGTGCGTCCTGCGCTATCCCGGCCGGGTGCTGGCTCCCGGCGAGCTGATACCGGAGGAGGTCGTCGAGTTCATCGGAGCGCAACTCGGTCTGAAAGCCGACGATCTCGTTGACTATGCCGCCCGTGAGGAGACGCGGCACGAGCATCTTTCCGAGCTGCGGGCGCTCTACGGATTCCGCACCTTCTCCGGACGTGGCGCGCGCGAACTGAAGGAATGGCTGTTCCGGGAAGCCGAGATGGCGGTGTCGAACGAAGATATCGCCCGCCGCTTCGTGGCGGAGTGCCGACGCACCCGCACGGTTCTTCCTGCAACATCGACGATCGAACGGCTTTGCGCCACGGCCCTGGTCGATGCCGAGCGGCGGATCGAGACGAGGATCGCCAGTCGGCTGTCCGCGCCCAGCCGGGAACAGTTGCTGGCATTGCTCGAGGAGACGGCCGGCGACCGGGTGACCCGCTTCGTGTGGTTGCGGCAGTTCGAGCCGGGCTCGAATTCTTCGTCGGCCAACCGGCTGCTCGACCGGCTCGAATACCTGCAACGTGTTGATCTTCCCGAAAATCTGCTGGCCGGTGTTCCTGCTCATCGGGTGACACGCCTGCGCAGGCAGGGCGAGCGGTATTATGCCGACGGCATGCGCGATCTTCCGGAGGACAGGCGTCTTGCGATTCTGGCTGTTTGCGCGTCGGAATGGCAAGCGATGCTCGCCGACGCCATGGTTGAAACCCATGACCGGATTGTCGGCAGGCTCTACCGTGCTTCGGAGCGCATTTGCCAGGCGAAGGTCGCCGACGAAGCGAGCGCGGTACGCGACACCCTGAAATCCTTCGCCGAAATTGGCGGGGCCCTGGTCGATGCACAGGACGACGGCCAGCCGCTGGACGACGTCATTGCGCGCGGATCGGGTTGGGACGGTTTCAAGACTCTTGTTGCAATGGCAACCAGGCTGACCGTCACCATGGCGGACGATCCGCTCAATCATGTGCTTGACGGCTATCATCGTTTCCGCCGGTACGCTCCTCGCATGTTGCGCCTGCTCGATCTGCGGGCTGCGCCAGTCGCGCTGCCGCTTCTGGAAGCGGTGACGGCCCTGCGCACCGGTTTGAATGATGCCGCGCGTATTGGCTTCCTTCGGCCCAGCTCGAAATGGCATCGCCATCTTCGGGCGCAGGCGGCCGGTGATACTCGCCTCTGGGAGATTGCGGTTCTGTTCCATCTGCGCGATGCGTTCCGCTCCGGAGATATCTGGCTGGTCAGGTCTCGGCGTTATGGCGATCTGAAACAGGCACTCGTTCCGGCGCAAGCTGTCGCGGAAGGCGGCCGTCTCGCTGTGCCATTACGGCCGGAGGAATGGCTGGCAGATCGGCAAGCACGCCTCGATATCCGGCTGCGCGAGCTTGGCCGTGCGGCACGCTCGGGAACGATTCCCGGCGGGTCGATCGAAAACGGCGTTCTGCATATCGAGAAGCTCGAAGCCGCCGCGCCGACCGGCGCCGAAGATCTGGTGCTCGATCTCTACAAACATGTGCCGCCCACGCGCATCACCGATCTCTTGTTGGAAGTGGATGCAGCGACCGGCTTTACCGAAGCGTTCACGCATCTGCGCACTGGAGCGCCGTGCGCCGACCGGATCGGGCTGATGAACGTCATCCTTGCGGAAGGGATCAACCTCGGCCTGCGCAAGATGGCTGACGCTACAAACACCCACACCTTCTGGGAGCTGATCCGCATTGGACGATGGCATGTCGAAGGCGAAGCCTACGACCGGGCGCTGGCCATGGTGGTCGAGGCGCAGGCGGCGTTACCCATGGCCCGGTTCTGGGGCATGGGCACCTCGGCTTCGAGCGACGGCCAGTTCTTCGCCGCGACAGAGCAAGGCGAAGCCATGAATCTGGTCAACGCGAAATACGGCAATACCCCGGGTCTGAAAGCCTATAGCCACGTCTCGGACCAATATGCGCCGTTCGCGACCCAGGTGATTCCTGCGACGGCGAGCGAAGCTCCCTACATCCTCGACGGCCTGCTCATGAACGATGCCGGCCGCCATATTCGCGAGCAGTTCGCCGATACAGGCGGCTTCACCGATCACGTCTTTGCCGCATGCGCCATTCTCGGCTACCGATTCGCGCCGCGAATCCGCGATCTGCCGTCCAAGCGGCTCTATGCGTTCAATCCATCGACCGCCCCGGCCCACTTGCGGGTCATGATCGGCGGCAAAATCAATCAGGCCATGATCGAGCGCAATTGGCCAGATATCCTGCGCATCGCCGCTACCATCGCGGCCGGAAGCATCGCGCCCAGCCAGATTCTACGAAAGCTCGCCTCCTATCCGCGACAAAACGAACTGGCCACAGCTCTACGGGAAGTCGGCCGCGTCGAGCGGACCCTGTTCATGATCGACTGGATTCTGGATGCCGATCTGCAACGCCGCGCCCAGATCGGGCTCAACAAGGGTGAAGCGCATCACGCGCTGAAACGTGCCATCAGCTTCCACCGACGCGGCGAAATCCGCGACCGTTCCGCCGAAGGCCAGCATTACCGGATCGCTGGCATGAACCTGCTCGCCGCCATCATCATCTTCTGGAACACCATGAAGCTGGGCGAAGTCGTCGCCAGCCAGAAGCGCGATGGAAAGCTGCTATCGCCCGATCTCCTGGCCCATGTCTCGCCGCTGGGATGGGAGCACATTAACCTCACCGGAGAATATCGCTGGCCAAAGCCTTAGCGTAGGATTCCGCCCCCTCCCGCAAACGACCCCGAGAAGGGTGAGATCGATCATACGTCAAGCAATCGCAACGTCGACGTTTCGCGTATCGCCCAGGCCAATCAGGGCAGGGCGGTTGTCGATGATCGCCACGAGCGTGGTCGTGACCGAGCGAACGAACGGGAAGAAGAAAAGCAGCCGGAGCGGCAGATTCCGTCCCGCGTGGTTTTGACCCCTCCGAAAGATCGCGATCGCGGCGATCGCAGCCGGTAGAGCAGGAGAGCGGGCTTTCGACAGTTGACCGCTAGCCTAGCCCAGCACTTTTTCTGGCGGACGATAATGGTCGGGTTCCGCAGCCAGATAGGGGGCGTTCCAATCAACCTATCCTGCGCTTTGGCCTTCTCACCAAGCAGAACGATGCGCGTGAACGACGCCTTAGCGCCTTCGTTCTAGCCCTTCAACCTAGCGAGCCGAAAGCCCATTAGCAGCCTTTTCAGCTAACCCGCTTGGTTGTTTATGATGAGATTGCCGCTACCGCGACCCAACGCCTCTACCGAACACGGAATTGCGGTTCATAGGGGAACAGGAATCGCCCCGCGCACACCAATAGGGGTTGCGACACGCAACGAGATTGGCGTGTACAGGTCTACATCCGTGCGGCGCGCTTTCAGCGTCACCACCAAGGCGTAGCGAGACTTCTGATTGACAATGCCGGCACTGGCACGATCGCGCCACCACCCTCCGATCGGCTTGATGCAAAGCATGTCACGTCCCAGCAGGTTCACTGCGGGGCCACTCCAGGTGTCGCAATGTAGTGAGCCTGCGGAGATGCTATCCCTGCCGAGAAGCCAACCGTTGTCATCGGGATGGATGGGCGCGCCATTAGCGCCCTCCCGCTCAGCAACATTAACGCGCTTTTTGAAGTTGGTCACCGTCTCGCCACGACGGCGAAGATCAAAACGAAGCCCGAATGATTGGTAGCGGAGGGGGTCTACATTCGCCGAAAACCCTGGGTTCGGATCGACAAAGTACGAGAGGGTGATCTTAAGATCGACCAGCTCATTGCCCAGTGTCTCGAGAACATCGTCGGGCAATGGGAGCGAGTAATAGTGGCACTCGTTGAATTTTCGGCCACCTTTCAGCCGGTATGGCTGTATTTCCGACTGCGCGATCAGGGCCAAATGGTCGCGCGCAGACGCAGCGGCCCGATCGAGCTCCGGGACGCCGTGACCGAAGCGCCTGACGATCGGGTAGCGGTTGCGAAGGTTGGGTTCCGCATCAAACGCCGCTCGCATGGGCGCGGTGTACTCGCCGCTATGAACCATCAGCGCTCGGATTGTTTCTGGCCAATAGTCAGGGAATGTGGCCGACAACTGCGCTGCCATGCGTGCTGCCAGAGCCGTCGCGGCACTAGTTGCCTGAAATGGGACCAATGGGTAACGGCTAACATCGCGGCCCGTGCTGAGCAGGCTAAGCGAGTCAAGATTTATAACGTCCCGTTTGCTGGGGCTTATCGCTCTATTGCCTGCTTCAAGAACAAGTTCGGGCTTTATCGGCGCTCGGTTCGTCCAGCCGACACTGGTACGGCTGAAGGGGCTGAGCTCGCCAACTCCAAGTGGAGGGACGTGCGCCTGATATCCCGCGGTTGGTCACCGCCATGCAGAATACACGCCGCCGCTCTGGCTGCCTGATTTCTGGCAGAGATACCGCTGCCTGGGTGATGGCGCCGTAGGCGTTGGGATCGTTTGGATCAGCTTTGTTGGGAGGCAATAATTTCACGGACTCGAGCCGGTGCACTATTTTACGCTCCGCCTTGTCGCCAAAAGCGGGGGTCAAATCTCCATGCGATGCCATCCCCGCCATGCTTGTACCATGCTCGTGATGGTCATCCGTCCCCCAGGCTGAGCGGATGGCATGCAGATCTTCGACAGCGAGAAGCGGTTCAAGCAACACGTGGGCGCGGTTCACGCCGGTGTCGAGCACGCACACTGCTGGTACGTCATTGGCCGGCCAGCGCATCCGTCCTGCCAAGTCATCAACATGCCGCGTCTGCTGTTCCAGCGGTTTATCCAGATACACAGCGGGATTGTCAGTCGCCCTGCGGAGCTCCAGGAGTATGCCGGTGGCATACATCATCAGCTCTATCGCGGCGCGCGACGCGAAAATCGGTACGACTGTCGCCTCGGGAAACTTCAAGCGGCGGTCTTGCCCTGCGGCCCGAAGCCCCAACCGCTCGACGATCGTTTCGAGCTCTGCCTCATTGTTCTTTCCTACCCAGACCGACCACCACATCGTTTGTTGCGGGTCGACGGGTAGCGCGGCTGGATCATCTGTCCACAGTGTCTCGAGCCGCGCACGTCTGAATGCCTCAATAGATTCCACGAGCGCCTTGTTTGGGGGGTAACCGCCATCCGTTAGCTCTCCTGTGCGGTAGTCTTCGAGAATCGCAGCGAGCGCCGCCCGTGCGGCGTCTGGAACGTATAAGGCAACGACTCGCTCGGATCGCTCGTCATGCACCGCTCCAGGCCTGACATTCGCCCGCTTGCGCTCGAGAATGTCCGGGCTGGTCCCACGCTTCAATGCGACTTCGATATATCCCCCTTCGGCGGCAGGAAGCCTCTCATCGAGCACGCGAAGCGCATCGATTATACCAAGGGCCGCATCGAATTCGTGCTGAAGCTTCGCGCCATGCGCCTCACGCTCGCGAACGGTACTGGAGCGGCCGGATCCCTCACCGACATAGTCAGCCGTCTCTAGGAAGCGGGAAATATCAATGTGCGGGAGCGTAAACCGACTGACCATGCGTTAAGGCTTTGGCACCTCTAAAAAGGCCAATCGCATCCGGTGACGCTCGTCAATTCGCGACAAGAGGTCGTCGGTAGTAATAGAACCTCTCTCGTCGAGGATCGCGGTTTTCACTGCATCATCGGCCGCCCTGACGAGCTCCGCCTGGCTCAGATCGACGGCCGCCTTGACGATTTTAGTCCATGCGAGGCGCGCGCCCTTGATCGGGCGCAAATTCCGCAGAAGGATTTCTTTGATATCTTCCGGCGTGGCTGGCCGGAATTCCAGCACCTGATCGTAACGACGCAGCAGGGCGCGGTCGAGCAACCCGGGATGGTTCGTTGCGCAGATGATGAGACTGTCGGTCGGTGCATCCTCTTCCATGAACTGTAAGAACGAATTCAACACACGTCGCATCTCAGCGACATCGTTCACTGCTGTGCGGTGCGCACCCAGCGCATCGAACTCATCGAACAGATAAACGCCACGGTGTTTGAAAGATTGCTGGAATACGAGCCGCAGCTTCGCAGCTGTATCCCCCATATATCGCGATATCAGCTGCTCGAGGCGAATGACGAATAGAGGTAGACTAAGTTCACCCGCGGTTGCCTCAGCCGACATCGTCTTTCCCGAACCCGGGGGGCCAACAAAGAGTAGTCGCCTGCTGGGCTTCTTGCCATGTTCACGCAGCCAATCACGCTTGCGTTGCTGGCGCACGACATCCGCCATGATCTTCACAATGGCAGGGTCAAGAACAACGTCTTTAAGCTTGAGATGTGGCTGGCGATATTCAAGCAGGCCCTCTAGTTCGCCCCTAGGAGCGCCGATCGCAATCGGCTCAACACCGGGCCGGTGTTGCCGCGAACCGCGCGCCTTATCAATTTCGGCTCGCATGTCGTTGGCCATCGTCCGATGGCCTTGGCGAGCCTCGGCCGCAGCGACCTGCAAGGCAATGGAATAGAAGAGCTCGTCGTCCCCTTCAGAACGGCTCTTCAGCATTGCCAGAATTTGCTTCGCGTTGGACAAGGAACCCCCACTATCCGCTTATTCTATATTAACGGCAAACGCTCGTGTCGTACATCGTCATACTGGGTGCCGGTCTTGGCGGCACAATCATGGCCTATGAGGTGAAGGAGAAGATGCGACCCGAAGACCGGCTGACGGTCGTCAACCAGAGAAGCGCCTATTCCTTCCTTCCTTCCAATCCGTGGATCGCCGTCGGATGGCGCAAACGTGAGGACATCACGGTTGACCTCGCACCGGTGCTGGCCCGGCGCGATATCGCGTTACGGCCGGAAGGTGCCCGGCGTGTTCATCCGAAGGAGAACCGGATCGAGCTCAATGACAGCTCCTTCCTCGACTATGAATACCTCATCATTGCAACAGGCCCTGATCTGGCGTTCGACGAGATTCCTGGCTTGGGGCCGAGTGCGTTCACGCAGTCCATCTGCCAACTTGACCACGCGGAACAGACCAGGGTCGCCGTCGACGCATTTTTGAAGGCCCCGGGACCGATCGTCGTCGGCGCTGCGCAGGGCGCTTCGTGCTTCGGGCCGGCTCATGAATTCGCCTTCATTCTCGACACGACGCTCAGGGCCGCGCGCAAGCGCGACCAGGTGCCGATGACCTTCATCACGCCCGAACCTTACATCGGCCATCTTGGATTGGACGGTGTCGGCGACACAAAGGGCCTGATGGAGAGCGCCATGCGCGAGCGCCACATCAAGTGGATCACCAGTGCCCGGGTGACGAAGGTCGTACCCGGCCGCATGTCGGTCGAGGAGGTCGCCGTAGACGGCGCCGTCAAGGCGACCCACCACCTGCCCTTCGCCTTCTCGATGGTGCTACCGGCCTTCCGTGGCGTGGCGGCCGTCCGCGGCATTGAGGGATTGACCAATCCGCGCGGCTTCCTGCTGATCGATAAATACCAGCGCAACCCCTCCTTCCCGAATGTCTTCGCCATCGGCGTCTGTGTCGCCATTCCGCCGGTCGGCAAGACGCCGCTGGCGGTCGGCGTGCCCAAGACGGGCTTCATGATCGAATCCATGGTGACGGCCACCGCCGCCAATATCGCCTCCTTGCTGCGCGGTGAAGAACCGCGTGCGGTCGCCACCTGGAATGCGGTCTGCCTCGCGGATTTCGGTGACGAAGGCATCGCCTTCATCGCGCAGCCGCAGATTCCGCCGCGCAACGTCAACTGGTCTCCTCAGGGCAAGTGGGTCCACGCGGCCAAGGTGGGCTTCGAAAAATACTTCCTGCACAAGGTGAGGCAGGGCCGGAGCGAGACGTTCTACGAAAACCTGACGCTGGATCTGCTCGGCATCGGGAAACTCAAGGATATCCATATCGAGCCGGCCGAATGATCGCGCTGAGCGTAACCGACAAGGAGAAGAAAATGACCATTGATCGTGCCGTTATGATGTTCGCGGGGTCCGTCGTGCTGGTGTCGCTGGCACTCGGCTTCTTCGTGTCGCCGTGGTGGTATCTTCTGACGGCTTTTGCAGGCCTCAACATGATGCAGGCGTCGATAACGGGCTTCTGTCCCGCAGCGATCGTCTTCAAGCGGCTGGGCTGCAAGTCGGGCGTCGCCTTCAAGTAAGCGGAATCGTCTTCGCGCCCCAGACGCGAGGACGACCGCATCCGGTGCCAGGATCCTCCATGTCGAAGCTCAAACCCATCCTAGCGGCCGCGTTCTTGTTCGCCGTGGCACTCGACCTCCGACCGGCTGTCGCCGAGGAGTTCGTCGTCAAAGCGGCGACGATCCCCGAAATGAAGGCCGTCTTCGGCGAAGTCGAGAGCCGCACGGTTGTGCCTGCACGCGCCCGTATCAGCGGTACTTTTCGCGAAATCCGCGTCAGCGAGGGCAGCGAGGTAACGGAAGGCGACATTATCGGCGTGGTGGTCGACGACAAGATCGCGCTTCAGCTCACGGCCGCCGATGCCAAGATCAACGCCCTGAGATCACAACTGGAAAATGCCCGCACGGAAGTCGAGCGCGCCCAGCAGCTCGTGTCGCAGGGCGTCGGTACGCAAAGCCGGCTGGACGCCGCCAGGACGGCCTACGAGGTCGCGACCAACCAAGTGGCGGCAGCCGAGGCCGACAAGGCGGTGATCGAGCAGAGCGCGCGCGAAGGCGATGTGCTTGCGCCGGCCACCGGCCGTGTGCTGACCGTGCCTGTCACCCCCGGTTCAGTCATTCTGGCCGGGGAGGCGGTCTCACGCATCGCGACCGGACCCTACTACCTGCGGTTGTCGTTGCCGGAACGTCATGCGACGGAAATCGTCGAAGGCGCCGCAGTCGAGGTCGGCGCGCGCGGACGAACGCAGTCGCCGGACAAGCCGGTGGCCATGCGCAAGGGAAGGATCGTCAAGGTCTATCCCGAGATAGCCGACGGTCGCGTCATCGCCGATGTCGATGTCGCTGACATCGGCAACTATTTCGTCAACGAGCGGACGCTGGTGTTGATCCCGGTCGGAACGCGCACGGTGCTTGCCGTGCCGCCGGCGGCTGTGACGACGCTGCATGGCATCGATTATGTGCGGGTTGTGACTGCCGATGGCGAAATGGACGTGACGGTCATCCCCGGCGAAAACTTCAAGGATGATGGCCAGGAACGGATCGAGATCCTGACCGGGCTCCATGACGGCGACCGGATCGTGCTGCCATGAAACCCTCCCTTCCCGGCCTCGGCATTGCCGGCGGCCTGACGCGCGCATTCATCGGATCGCCGCTGACGCCGCTTTTCCTGCTGGCTGCGTTGGCGCTTGGGCTGATCGCGCTGGTCACGCTGCCGCGCGAGGAGGAACCGCAGATTTCCGTGCCGATGGTGGACATCCATGTTAGCGCTAACGGCCTCAAGGCGGAGGATGCCGTCAAGCTCGTCACCGAGCCGCTGGAAACAATCGTCAAGAGTATCGACGGCGTCGAGCACGTCTATTCGCAGACCGAGGACGACGGCACGCTGGTCACGGCGCGCTTCGAGGTCGGCACCGATACCGACACGGCCGTGCTCAGGGTTCATGAGAAGGTCCGCGCCAACATGGACCGCATCCCGGTCGGCGTCCCCGAGCCGCTGATCGTCGGGCGCGGCATCGATGACGTGGCGATCGTCGTCGTCACCTTGCGGCCGATCCCGGGAGCGTCGTCGCGCTGGACGGCGAACGGGCTGACCCGACTGGCCCGCGAGCTCCAGGTCGAAGTGTCGAAGTTGGCGGATGTCGGCCTGACCTACATCGTGGGCGAGCAGCCGGAAGCGATCCAGGTCGAGCCCGATCCCGAAAAGCTCTCGCTCTACGGCATCACGCTGCAGCAGCTCGCCGCCAAGGTCGAGGGCGCCAACCGCTCGTTCCGCGTCGGCACGGTGCGCGAGGACGGTGGCCAGCGAGCCATCGTCGCCGGCCAGACGCTGCAGGAATTGCCTCAGATCGGCAATCTCCTCCTGACCGCGCGAGACGGGCGACCCGTCTATGTCCGCGACGTGGCCAGAGTGGTGCTGGCGACGGAGCCGGCCGAGAACCACGTCACCGACATCCGCAAGACGGATGCCGGGCCGGAGCGCGCGCCAGCCGTCTCGCTGGCCATTGCCAAGCGCCCTGGCACCAACGCCGTGATCATCGCCGACGAAATCGTGAACCGCCTGGAACAAACGCGCGGCCAGGTTTTTCCCAAGGATGTGGAGATGACGGTCACGCGAGACTATGGTGAGACCGCGAACGAGAAGGCCAACGAGCTTCTATTCCATCTCGGTCTGGCGACGGTTTCCATCGTCGTGCTGGTCGCCATCGCCATCGGCTGGCGCGAGGCGTTGGTTGTGGCCGTGGTCATCCCCACCACCATCCTGCTCACCCTCTTTGCATCCTGGATCATGGGCTACACGCTCAACCGCGTCAGCCTGTTCGCGCTCATCTTCTCCATCGGCATCCTGGTCGACGACGCCATCGTGGTGATCGAAAACATCGCCCGCCACTGGGCGATGGACGATGGCCGCCCGCACGCCCAAGCTGCCATCGACGCGGTCGCCGAGGTAGGCAATCCCACCATCATCGCCACGCTGACGGTGGTGGCCGCACTCCTGCCCATGCTGTTCGTGTCGGGGATGATGGGACCCTATATGAGCCCTATCCCGGCCAACGCGTCCGCCGCTATGCTGTTTTCCTTCTTCGTTGCCGTCATCCTGACGCCGTGGCTGATGATCAGGATCGGGAGAAGGGATGCCTCAGCTGCCCACGGCCATGACGGAGCCGAAGGTGGACGGCTCGGTCGGATCTATGTCGCGGTCGCCCGGCCGATCCTGAAGACCCAGGCGCGTGCCTGGGCTTTCC is drawn from Rhizobiaceae bacterium and contains these coding sequences:
- a CDS encoding Tn3 family transposase, encoding MPRRVTLTDRQKDALLRLPTSQADLLKHYTLSDEDLEHIRLRRRAHNRFGFALQLCVLRYPGRVLAPGELIPEEVVEFIGAQLGLKADDLVDYAAREETRHEHLSELRALYGFRTFSGRGARELKEWLFREAEMAVSNEDIARRFVAECRRTRTVLPATSTIERLCATALVDAERRIETRIASRLSAPSREQLLALLEETAGDRVTRFVWLRQFEPGSNSSSANRLLDRLEYLQRVDLPENLLAGVPAHRVTRLRRQGERYYADGMRDLPEDRRLAILAVCASEWQAMLADAMVETHDRIVGRLYRASERICQAKVADEASAVRDTLKSFAEIGGALVDAQDDGQPLDDVIARGSGWDGFKTLVAMATRLTVTMADDPLNHVLDGYHRFRRYAPRMLRLLDLRAAPVALPLLEAVTALRTGLNDAARIGFLRPSSKWHRHLRAQAAGDTRLWEIAVLFHLRDAFRSGDIWLVRSRRYGDLKQALVPAQAVAEGGRLAVPLRPEEWLADRQARLDIRLRELGRAARSGTIPGGSIENGVLHIEKLEAAAPTGAEDLVLDLYKHVPPTRITDLLLEVDAATGFTEAFTHLRTGAPCADRIGLMNVILAEGINLGLRKMADATNTHTFWELIRIGRWHVEGEAYDRALAMVVEAQAALPMARFWGMGTSASSDGQFFAATEQGEAMNLVNAKYGNTPGLKAYSHVSDQYAPFATQVIPATASEAPYILDGLLMNDAGRHIREQFADTGGFTDHVFAACAILGYRFAPRIRDLPSKRLYAFNPSTAPAHLRVMIGGKINQAMIERNWPDILRIAATIAAGSIAPSQILRKLASYPRQNELATALREVGRVERTLFMIDWILDADLQRRAQIGLNKGEAHHALKRAISFHRRGEIRDRSAEGQHYRIAGMNLLAAIIIFWNTMKLGEVVASQKRDGKLLSPDLLAHVSPLGWEHINLTGEYRWPKP
- a CDS encoding S8 family serine peptidase, with translation MKPELVLEAGNRAISPSKRDVINLDSLSLLSTGRDVSRYPLVPFQATSAATALAARMAAQLSATFPDYWPETIRALMVHSGEYTAPMRAAFDAEPNLRNRYPIVRRFGHGVPELDRAAASARDHLALIAQSEIQPYRLKGGRKFNECHYYSLPLPDDVLETLGNELVDLKITLSYFVDPNPGFSANVDPLRYQSFGLRFDLRRRGETVTNFKKRVNVAEREGANGAPIHPDDNGWLLGRDSISAGSLHCDTWSGPAVNLLGRDMLCIKPIGGWWRDRASAGIVNQKSRYALVVTLKARRTDVDLYTPISLRVATPIGVRGAIPVPL
- a CDS encoding S8 family serine peptidase — encoded protein: MVSRFTLPHIDISRFLETADYVGEGSGRSSTVREREAHGAKLQHEFDAALGIIDALRVLDERLPAAEGGYIEVALKRGTSPDILERKRANVRPGAVHDERSERVVALYVPDAARAALAAILEDYRTGELTDGGYPPNKALVESIEAFRRARLETLWTDDPAALPVDPQQTMWWSVWVGKNNEAELETIVERLGLRAAGQDRRLKFPEATVVPIFASRAAIELMMYATGILLELRRATDNPAVYLDKPLEQQTRHVDDLAGRMRWPANDVPAVCVLDTGVNRAHVLLEPLLAVEDLHAIRSAWGTDDHHEHGTSMAGMASHGDLTPAFGDKAERKIVHRLESVKLLPPNKADPNDPNAYGAITQAAVSLPEIRQPERRRVFCMAVTNRGISGARPSTWSWRAQPLQPYQCRLDEPSADKARTCS
- a CDS encoding ATP-binding protein translates to MSNAKQILAMLKSRSEGDDELFYSIALQVAAAEARQGHRTMANDMRAEIDKARGSRQHRPGVEPIAIGAPRGELEGLLEYRQPHLKLKDVVLDPAIVKIMADVVRQQRKRDWLREHGKKPSRRLLFVGPPGSGKTMSAEATAGELSLPLFVIRLEQLISRYMGDTAAKLRLVFQQSFKHRGVYLFDEFDALGAHRTAVNDVAEMRRVLNSFLQFMEEDAPTDSLIICATNHPGLLDRALLRRYDQVLEFRPATPEDIKEILLRNLRPIKGARLAWTKIVKAAVDLSQAELVRAADDAVKTAILDERGSITTDDLLSRIDERHRMRLAFLEVPKP
- a CDS encoding NAD(P)/FAD-dependent oxidoreductase, producing the protein MSYIVILGAGLGGTIMAYEVKEKMRPEDRLTVVNQRSAYSFLPSNPWIAVGWRKREDITVDLAPVLARRDIALRPEGARRVHPKENRIELNDSSFLDYEYLIIATGPDLAFDEIPGLGPSAFTQSICQLDHAEQTRVAVDAFLKAPGPIVVGAAQGASCFGPAHEFAFILDTTLRAARKRDQVPMTFITPEPYIGHLGLDGVGDTKGLMESAMRERHIKWITSARVTKVVPGRMSVEEVAVDGAVKATHHLPFAFSMVLPAFRGVAAVRGIEGLTNPRGFLLIDKYQRNPSFPNVFAIGVCVAIPPVGKTPLAVGVPKTGFMIESMVTATAANIASLLRGEEPRAVATWNAVCLADFGDEGIAFIAQPQIPPRNVNWSPQGKWVHAAKVGFEKYFLHKVRQGRSETFYENLTLDLLGIGKLKDIHIEPAE
- a CDS encoding DUF2892 domain-containing protein, coding for MTIDRAVMMFAGSVVLVSLALGFFVSPWWYLLTAFAGLNMMQASITGFCPAAIVFKRLGCKSGVAFK
- a CDS encoding efflux RND transporter periplasmic adaptor subunit; translation: MSKLKPILAAAFLFAVALDLRPAVAEEFVVKAATIPEMKAVFGEVESRTVVPARARISGTFREIRVSEGSEVTEGDIIGVVVDDKIALQLTAADAKINALRSQLENARTEVERAQQLVSQGVGTQSRLDAARTAYEVATNQVAAAEADKAVIEQSAREGDVLAPATGRVLTVPVTPGSVILAGEAVSRIATGPYYLRLSLPERHATEIVEGAAVEVGARGRTQSPDKPVAMRKGRIVKVYPEIADGRVIADVDVADIGNYFVNERTLVLIPVGTRTVLAVPPAAVTTLHGIDYVRVVTADGEMDVTVIPGENFKDDGQERIEILTGLHDGDRIVLP
- a CDS encoding efflux RND transporter permease subunit; this encodes MKPSLPGLGIAGGLTRAFIGSPLTPLFLLAALALGLIALVTLPREEEPQISVPMVDIHVSANGLKAEDAVKLVTEPLETIVKSIDGVEHVYSQTEDDGTLVTARFEVGTDTDTAVLRVHEKVRANMDRIPVGVPEPLIVGRGIDDVAIVVVTLRPIPGASSRWTANGLTRLARELQVEVSKLADVGLTYIVGEQPEAIQVEPDPEKLSLYGITLQQLAAKVEGANRSFRVGTVREDGGQRAIVAGQTLQELPQIGNLLLTARDGRPVYVRDVARVVLATEPAENHVTDIRKTDAGPERAPAVSLAIAKRPGTNAVIIADEIVNRLEQTRGQVFPKDVEMTVTRDYGETANEKANELLFHLGLATVSIVVLVAIAIGWREALVVAVVIPTTILLTLFASWIMGYTLNRVSLFALIFSIGILVDDAIVVIENIARHWAMDDGRPHAQAAIDAVAEVGNPTIIATLTVVAALLPMLFVSGMMGPYMSPIPANASAAMLFSFFVAVILTPWLMIRIGRRDASAAHGHDGAEGGRLGRIYVAVARPILKTQARAWAFLLIVGIATLASLGLIYTKHVTVKLLPFDNKSSLQIVLDLPKGSSVEDTDHALQQMVDRLAAVPEIISFQTYAGTGSPFDFNGLVRHQYMRSQPQQGDIAINLLAKGDRKRESHAIALDMRERLNSLGFPAGSVVKVVEPPPGPPVLGTLLAEIYGPDAETRRAVAGKVREAFESVPFIVDVDDSYHNQPERVRVSIDQDNVEYYKVEQSDVYDALNALYSGTTVGYSHRGGGRQPIPIRIALPKGQSVMDERALATPVPANALPGGRDVVELGDVVSVTREPASWPIFRHNGRPAEMVMAELAGAYEAPIYGMLAVDDAIAKADWSSLPKPAIALHGQPDDESHPTLLWDGEWEVTWVTFRDMGAAFMVAILGIYILVVAQFGSFRVPLVILTPIPLTFIGIMIGHWAFAAPFSATSMIGFIALAGIIVRNSILLVDFIRHARRPGQPLLEILLEAGAIRFKPILLTAIAAMIGAAVILTDPIFQGLAISLLFGLASSTALTVLVIPAIYVALRGGHYVESETASSDIPPVNPDIEKT